A segment of the Flavobacteriales bacterium genome:
GAAGTACCAAGCATCGGGCGGGGTGTTCTGCGCCACCATCTGCACAGCTGCGATCAGCCCCACGAGCATGCCCACTATGCCCCAAAGGATGGTGACGAATAGGAAGTTCTTGACTATGCGGTTGTCGTACTGGAAGCGCTCGGTCATCGCTCAGGGATTGGTGGAGGTGGGCCCGCTTCTGTGGCCGGAGCGGGCGGTTGGTCATTCAGCATGCGCACGGCAGGGGAGCGGTCATCATCGAACTGGCCGCTCTTCACAGCCTTCACGAAGGCCGCCAGGAAGAAGAGCGCCACCACAGTGCTCACGGCGATCAGGAGGAAGATGACGCTCATCAAGGATTGCCCTTTGCGCGGCGAAAGTGACCGTCACGCAAGTGTCGCATCCTGAGAGTGGTCATGAGCGATTCTGACTTCCGTCAGGTCTGGCCCATGATCAACCTCGTTGGCTCCGCTCATTCGCTTTTCAACCACCTGCGAACAAGTGGAGACGGATACCGCTGCGTTGGTGGCCCTGAAGCTTGATTAACCGCTGCGCTGCATCAGGAGTTCATGCAGCGAGCAACCTGCGGGGTATTAGCTACAGCCCGAAGCGGACCTATTCATGTTCCGCTGATATCCATCAGGTAATCACCCTGTTCGGCCCCGTTGCTTCGCGAGGCTCGGCGCAACCAAAGCGCCGCTTCCCATGCGGAACTTCATTTTGGCGATCGTTCTCGCCTTCGCATCATCGGCCAACGGACAATTGAACCCACTGGCTATTCCTCCGGCCTTGGAGCTCGACACATTCGATCTTGTGGCCGATGAGCATGTGCACCAATTCTACCCGGGCATCAATACGAGCACGTACGGCGCCAGCGCGGAATACCTCGGGCCCACTTTGATCCTGCACCGTGGCGATACCGCGCGGATAAGGGTCCATAACCAGCTCGCCGAGATGACCAGCATGCACTGGCATGGTATGCACGTGCCCGGCGAGATGGACGGCGGCCCTCAACGGATCATCGACCCCGGCGATTCGTTCATGGCGGAATTCCCGGTGAAGAACCCGGCGGCAACTTACTGGTACCATCCGCATCCGCACGAGCTCACCGCGGAGCAGGCCAACTTCGGCATCGCGGGCTTCATCATCGTAAGGGATGAGGATGAAGCGCAGCTCGCACTGCCGCGCACCTATGGGGTGGATGACTTCCCCGTGGTTATCCAGGACCGCAAGTTCCTCGCGAACGGTGACTTCGCATTCTATCCCTTCGGCGAT
Coding sequences within it:
- the ccoS gene encoding cbb3-type cytochrome oxidase assembly protein CcoS produces the protein MSVIFLLIAVSTVVALFFLAAFVKAVKSGQFDDDRSPAVRMLNDQPPAPATEAGPPPPIPER